The genomic DNA CAGCACGACGTTGCCCTTTCGCGTCCTTTTTATCTATGCATCCCACGATAAGGATATCAAATGATTGACACGCTCGAACCTCAATCCTCGATGCAAGCGAGGAATCGTCTGCACGAAAGCCCCATCACCGAGCTCCGCGATCTGGAAATCGTCGAAGATGGTGAATGCTTGTGCATCAGCGGCCGCGTTCGCTCGTTCTATCACAAGCAGCTCGCTCAAGAGACCGTTCGCCAAACCGCTCCCGGTTGGACTGTCGTCAATCGCGTCGCCGTCGACTAGGTTCTTGGGGCTCGCCATCTGCCGTCGCTGCGGTCG from Rosistilla carotiformis includes the following:
- a CDS encoding BON domain-containing protein gives rise to the protein MIDTLEPQSSMQARNRLHESPITELRDLEIVEDGECLCISGRVRSFYHKQLAQETVRQTAPGWTVVNRVAVD